The following are encoded together in the Megalopta genalis isolate 19385.01 unplaced genomic scaffold, iyMegGena1_principal scaffold0049, whole genome shotgun sequence genome:
- the LOC143261360 gene encoding uncharacterized protein LOC143261360, producing the protein MSNQTNNFLHKNGSHNDYKNYGYSISMIRSFQQSQPQSQQKQLQIPRNARILGRRYSIAGNYFKFLEICVRVDENLRVEFVLGDNRGTEISFSMATWKLLVKTRDYIHNYFDADKKEKQIDETLSLQIVNFNGMSLIKLFDSQASIYVTKETMDNLYKLELCMDHMYSWLLENIPEIQDRLAKLVDIVKNSNNEQNYATVIFTNELFERNCLIDCELLALCLDLIVSKANR; encoded by the exons atgtcaaatcaaaccaataattttttacataaaaatggatctcacaacgattataaaaattatgg ATACTCCATTTCGATGATACGGTCGTTTCAACAGTCGCAACCCCAGTCGCAGCAGAAGCAGTTGCAGATACCGCGCAACGCACGAATCTTGGGTAGAAGATACTCCATAGCCggcaattatttcaagttccttgaaatttgtgtacgcgtggatgaaaatttgcgcgtcgagtttgtcttgggggacaatcgtggaacagagatttctttttcaatggctacgtggaaactgctggtgaaaactagagattatattcacaattacttcgacgcggacaagaaggaaaaacaaattgatgagactttatcgttacaaattgttaattttaatggaatgagtctaatcaagttgttcgattctcaagcatcgatttatgttacgaaagagacgatggataatttgtacaaattagagttatgtatggatcatatgtattcatggttattagaaaatattccagAAATTCAGGATAGATTAGCGAAGCTCGTTGACATTGTAAAAAACTCCAATAACGAGCAGAATTATGCGACCGTAATTTTTACAAACGaattgttcgaacgaaattgtCTGATCGATTGCGAATTGTTAGCTTTATGTTTAGATCTAATCGTATCGAAAGCGAATCGTTGA